In one Kwoniella botswanensis chromosome 3, complete sequence genomic region, the following are encoded:
- a CDS encoding histone acetyltransferase ESA1 — MAPSTPSTPHGSGRAGSEGGSPAPTVAAPGSYALDDVIPGVKIFVRKPLPNGQDEQRKAEILSTRPKPKPSAFAPPPPPDAPPPDPRDDTEYYVHYVEFNKRLDEWVGGSRLIIEKEMEWPKPKEEDKKKKEKVGKATPGASTPTRTTGSPRPSGSLLKKAATKAASAVGKAQHPLSKGIPQGKVPQKRRGKDATSSIADDEEDGEEDDEVVDGDGDISMAGSDGDLDGDGEIDLSGPQNPQAAPKVFSKKQEIEKLRTSGSMTQSHSEVSRVKNLDKLQIGKHEVETWYFSPYPVEYAHLPVLYICEFCLLYYPSFTQLKRHRSKCTLLHPPGNEIYRYDDISFFEIDGRRQRTWCRNLCLISKCFLDHKTLYYDVDPFMYYCMTIKDEYGCHLIGYFSKEKESPEGYNVACILTLPQHQRKGYGRLLIEFSYELSKVEGKLGSPEKPLSDLGLLGYRAYWQEKIVELLLNSDDEISLEEIAQKTSITHGDIMHTCQALQMIKYYKGGHIIHLTDAVLEQHRKTMSKNRRSINPAALKWKPPVFSRAQLAFGF; from the exons ATGGCTCCTTCAACGCCTTCCACACCGCACGGGAGTGGAAGGGCTGGCAGTGAAGGTGGTTCACCCGCACCCACTGTCGCTGCACCAGGATCATATGCTTTAGAT GATGTGATACCCGGAGTCAAAATATTCGTTCGAAAACCTTTACCAAACGGACAAGATGAACAGCGAAAAGCTGAGATCCTATCAACACGACCGAAACCCAAACCATCCGCATTTGCACCCCCCCCTCCTCCCGACGCACCACCTCCGGATCCAAGGGATGACACAGAATACTACGTCCATTATGTCGAGTTCAACAAGCGATTGGACGAATGGGTAGGTGGAAGTAGGTTGATCATCGAAAAGGAGATGGAATGGCCAAAGccaaaagaagaggataagaagaagaaggaaaaagtTGGAAAGGCTACACCTGGTGCTTCGACGCCTACCCGAACGACTGGATCACCTAGACCTTCAGGTAGTCTGTTGAAGAAGGCAGCTACGAAAGCGGCATCTGCTGTTGGGAAAGCACAGCATCCTCTGTCAAAGGGTATTCCACAAGGTAAAGTACCACAGAAGAGAAGGGGTAAAGATGCTACGAGTTCAATtgcggatgatgaagaagacggggaagaagatgacgaagtggttgatggagatggagatatCAGTATGGCAGGATCAGATGGTGATTTAGATGGTGATGGCGAAATAGATTTATCTGGACCACAGAATCCTCAAGCTGCTCCCAAAGTATTTTCGAAGAAACAGGAAATTGAAAAATTACGAACATCAGGATCGATGACTCAATCTCATTCTGAAGTTAGTCGAGTCAAGAATTTAGATAAACTCCAGATAGGTAAACATGAAGTTGAAACTTGGTATTTCTCACCTTATCCTGTTGAATACGCCCATTTGCCTGTACTATACATCTGTGAATTCTGTCTACTCTATTACCCCTCTTTCACCCAACTGAAAAGGCATCGATCGAAATGTACACTACTCCATCCACCCGGCAACGAGATCTACCGATACGACGATATATCATTTTTCGAGATTGACGGTCGACGCCAGAGAACATGGTGTAGGAACCTATGTCTGATATCGAAATGTTTCCTGGATCACAAGACATTGTACTACGATGTGGACCCTTTCATGTACTATTGCATGACGATCAAAGACGAATATGGTTGTCATCTGATCGGTTACTTCTCAAAGGAGAAAGAGTCGCCGGAGGGATACAACGTAGCTTGTATCTTGACTTTACCACAGCATCAACGTAAAGGTTATGGTAGATTGTTAATCGAATTCTCGTACGAGCTATCAAAAGTGGAAGGTAAATTGGGATCTCCAGAAAAACCATTATCGGACTTAGGTCTATTAGGTTACAGAGCCTACTGGCAAGAAAAGATAGTAGAATTGTTATTGAAcagcgatgatgagatatcaCTGGAAGAGATCGCTCAGAAAACCTCAATCACTCATGGTGATATCATGCATAC CTGTCAAGCACTTCAAATGATCAAGTACTACAAAGGTGGACATATAATCCACCTGACCGATGCCGTGCTGGAACAACACCGAAAGACCATGTCGAAGAATCGAAGGTCGATCAATCCTGCAGCACTGAAGTGGAAACCTCCTGTTTTCTCAAGAGCTCAGTTGGCCTTCGGATTCTAA